A window of Chloroflexota bacterium contains these coding sequences:
- a CDS encoding nucleotidyltransferase family protein yields the protein MQAIILAGGLGERLRPYTSDRPKTMVEACGVPILAYQLAWLRDSGVSRFVISCGYRHDVIQDRFGDGGAIGVQIEYAIEYEKLGTGGGLKLAFGMADTSDPFILATNGDTLTSMDISSLVDVHVEGENTATLSLTQLQSPYGIVESNDAHKVIAFHEKPLLPHWLSAGIYALSPAIRDLLPDKGDHERSTFPQIAQAGKLGAYKSRAYWRAIDTAKDLSEAEIELAENPLPHV from the coding sequence ATGCAAGCGATTATTCTCGCCGGGGGGCTAGGAGAGCGACTGCGGCCGTATACATCCGACCGCCCCAAGACCATGGTAGAGGCCTGCGGTGTCCCAATTCTCGCATATCAGCTTGCGTGGCTTAGAGACAGTGGCGTTTCGCGCTTTGTCATTTCGTGCGGCTACCGGCACGACGTAATTCAGGATCGCTTTGGCGATGGCGGAGCAATTGGCGTTCAGATTGAGTACGCGATCGAGTACGAAAAGCTCGGAACGGGAGGCGGGCTGAAGCTGGCGTTTGGGATGGCAGATACTTCCGACCCATTTATTCTTGCGACAAATGGCGACACTCTCACGAGTATGGACATATCTTCGCTCGTGGACGTGCATGTGGAAGGCGAAAACACTGCTACGCTTTCGCTGACGCAACTGCAGAGTCCATATGGCATCGTCGAATCGAACGACGCGCACAAGGTAATCGCATTTCACGAGAAACCGCTCTTACCCCATTGGCTGAGTGCCGGAATCTATGCGCTGTCGCCCGCCATCAGGGATCTGTTGCCGGACAAGGGTGATCACGAGCGGAGCACGTTTCCACAAATTGCCCAAGCAGGCAAACTTGGCGCTTATAAGTCACGTGCATACTGGCGCGCAATCGATACCGCCAAAGACCTATCCGAAGCAGAGATCGAGTTAGCGGAAAACCCACTCCCCCATGTCTGA
- a CDS encoding isocitrate/isopropylmalate dehydrogenase family protein, whose amino-acid sequence MGYTITLIPGDGVGPEITEATCRVIEALDVGISWDVQEAGLHVFEKTGELLPQSVIDSLRRNRVGIKGPITTPVGTGFRSLNVTLRKELKCYANLRPCKSYTGVQTRFDAIDIVVVRENLEDLYAGIEFEEGTGSALELIHFIRAHHGSQIPMDAGITIKPITVEGSRRIVKFAFEYARANGRKTVTAIHKANIQKHSDGLFLRVAREVAEDYPEIEFWDMIVDATCMQLVRRPEQFDVMVMPNLYGDILSDLCAGLVGGLGVAPGANIGDQMALFEPIHGSAPKYTGQNKVNPMAQMFSAVMMLRHIGEREAAERMETALADVIAEGKHVTYDMKPDRNDPTAAGTSGVADALIERLR is encoded by the coding sequence GTGGGGTATACAATTACGCTGATTCCGGGCGATGGCGTCGGTCCAGAGATTACGGAAGCAACTTGCCGCGTCATTGAGGCGTTAGATGTCGGCATTTCGTGGGACGTCCAAGAAGCGGGTCTGCACGTCTTTGAGAAGACCGGCGAACTGCTGCCGCAATCTGTCATCGATTCATTGCGGCGGAATAGGGTGGGTATCAAAGGGCCGATTACGACTCCCGTGGGCACAGGGTTTCGCAGCCTCAACGTCACGTTGCGCAAGGAACTAAAGTGCTACGCCAACTTGCGGCCATGCAAGAGCTATACCGGCGTGCAAACGCGCTTTGATGCGATTGACATTGTGGTAGTGCGAGAAAACCTTGAGGATCTGTACGCAGGAATCGAGTTTGAGGAAGGCACTGGGAGTGCCTTGGAGCTCATCCACTTCATCCGTGCCCATCACGGTAGTCAGATTCCAATGGATGCGGGAATCACGATTAAGCCAATCACCGTAGAGGGTTCTCGCCGCATTGTAAAGTTCGCTTTCGAGTACGCCCGGGCGAATGGACGCAAGACTGTTACCGCAATTCATAAAGCAAACATTCAAAAGCACTCGGACGGCCTTTTCCTCCGTGTGGCACGCGAAGTTGCGGAAGACTATCCCGAAATCGAATTTTGGGACATGATCGTGGATGCTACCTGTATGCAGCTGGTGCGCCGGCCGGAACAGTTTGACGTTATGGTCATGCCGAATCTATACGGCGACATTCTGTCCGACCTCTGTGCCGGGCTGGTTGGGGGTCTGGGTGTTGCTCCCGGCGCAAACATCGGCGACCAAATGGCGCTTTTCGAGCCAATTCACGGCAGTGCGCCCAAGTACACCGGCCAGAACAAGGTAAATCCCATGGCCCAGATGTTTTCGGCGGTGATGATGCTGCGCCACATTGGCGAGCGCGAGGCCGCGGAACGGATGGAGACAGCGCTCGCGGACGTCATCGCGGAAGGCAAGCACGTCACCTACGACATGAAGCCCGACCGCAATG